One genomic segment of Hymenobacter psoromatis includes these proteins:
- the modA gene encoding molybdate ABC transporter substrate-binding protein yields the protein MLRLLLLLAMLLGGWLPAAAQTASVTAAPITIAAAADLKYALDSLVTIFNRQYSAAKVTVVYGSSGKFYEQLRHNAPFDIFFSADSDYPRRLQQAGLTAGAPRPYALGRLVLWSKKLNPSAKGMNTLLDPQVKHVAIANPAHAPYGRLAEEVLRHYKLYNQVQPKLVLGENIGQAAQYAATGAADAGLLAYALALSPELRRAGRFYLIPASAHSPLQQSFVVLKRASGNTTATAFAAFMASPAARQALKKYGFGL from the coding sequence ATGCTTCGTTTATTGCTGCTGCTGGCCATGCTGCTGGGCGGCTGGTTGCCCGCCGCCGCGCAGACCGCCTCAGTTACCGCCGCGCCCATTACCATTGCCGCCGCCGCCGATTTGAAATACGCGCTCGATTCGCTGGTGACGATTTTCAACCGCCAATACTCAGCCGCCAAGGTTACGGTGGTGTACGGCTCGTCGGGCAAGTTTTACGAGCAGCTGCGTCACAATGCGCCGTTCGATATATTCTTCTCGGCCGATAGCGACTACCCCCGGCGCTTGCAGCAGGCGGGCCTCACGGCCGGCGCGCCCCGGCCCTACGCCCTGGGCCGCCTGGTGCTGTGGAGCAAGAAGCTGAACCCCAGTGCAAAAGGCATGAATACGCTGCTCGACCCACAGGTGAAGCATGTCGCCATCGCCAACCCCGCCCACGCGCCCTACGGCCGCCTCGCCGAAGAAGTCCTGCGCCATTATAAGCTCTACAACCAGGTGCAGCCCAAGCTGGTATTGGGTGAAAATATTGGCCAGGCCGCCCAGTACGCCGCCACCGGCGCGGCCGATGCTGGCTTGCTGGCCTACGCCCTGGCCCTCAGCCCCGAGCTGCGCCGGGCGGGCCGGTTTTACCTCATTCCGGCCAGCGCGCACTCGCCCTTGCAGCAAAGCTTCGTGGTGCTGAAGCGCGCCAGCGGCAACACTACGGCCACCGCGTTCGCGGCGTTTATGGCTAGCCCGGCGGCCCGGCAGGCGCTGAAAAAGTACGGGTTTGGGCTGTGA
- the modB gene encoding molybdate ABC transporter permease subunit yields the protein MPSDYWQTLRLTLALAACTTVLLLGLGLPLAYGLARSRSRLKPLLEAVVSLPLVLPPTVIGFYLLLAFSDDTGVGRFLINQLGLSLNFTFAGILAGSLVYSLPFMVQPLQAGFQQLPRALSEAAATLGKSRLTTLWRVLLPNMRPALLSGAVLTFAHTLGEFGVVLLIGGSLPGRTRVASIAIYDEVESQHYGQANAYALTLLVVAFGILTALYWFSKRDARLS from the coding sequence TTGCCTTCCGACTACTGGCAAACCCTACGCCTGACGTTGGCGCTGGCGGCCTGCACCACAGTGCTGCTGCTGGGGCTGGGCCTGCCGCTGGCCTACGGGCTGGCGCGCAGCCGCTCGCGCCTCAAGCCGCTGCTGGAAGCCGTGGTAAGCCTGCCGCTGGTGCTGCCGCCCACGGTCATCGGGTTTTACCTGCTACTGGCGTTCAGCGATGACACGGGGGTAGGGCGGTTTTTGATTAACCAGCTGGGGCTGAGTCTGAACTTTACGTTTGCCGGCATCCTGGCGGGGTCGTTGGTGTATAGCCTGCCGTTTATGGTGCAGCCGTTGCAGGCGGGGTTTCAGCAGCTGCCGCGCGCGCTGTCCGAGGCGGCGGCCACACTGGGCAAGTCGCGCCTCACTACCCTCTGGCGGGTACTGTTGCCCAATATGCGGCCTGCGCTGCTCAGCGGCGCGGTGCTCACTTTTGCCCACACGCTGGGCGAGTTTGGGGTGGTGCTGCTGATTGGCGGCAGCCTGCCGGGTCGCACGCGGGTGGCTTCCATCGCTATTTATGATGAGGTCGAAAGCCAGCACTACGGCCAGGCCAACGCCTACGCGCTCACGCTGCTGGTGGTAGCTTTCGGTATTCTGACGGCGCTGTATTGGTTTAGCAAGCGCGATGCCCGCCTGTCGTAA
- a CDS encoding ATP-binding cassette domain-containing protein, translating into MPACRNSSVLDFHLTKALHTAAGPRTLDVALALPPGELLAVTGPSGSGKTTLLRLLAGLDRPDAGFVLFGEQTWFNAARRQWLPPQRRPLGFVFQDYALFPNMTVRENLTFAAENQANKTQIISELLELLELTELAERRPALLSGGQQQRVALARALARRPRLLLLDEPLSALDLPTRQRLQQVLAEVHQRFELTTILVSHDPAEIAQLAHRVLTLDLGQVQGVGPPAAPPTPATVTGRVLAVLPGGRLRVQLPGGAEVEVSGTAGVGEEITLAVVVVRPS; encoded by the coding sequence ATGCCCGCCTGTCGTAATTCGTCCGTGCTCGATTTCCACCTGACCAAAGCGTTGCACACCGCCGCCGGCCCGCGCACCCTCGACGTGGCCTTGGCCCTACCCCCCGGCGAGCTGCTGGCCGTGACCGGCCCCTCGGGCTCGGGCAAAACCACGCTGTTGCGCCTGCTCGCCGGCCTCGACCGGCCCGACGCGGGCTTCGTGCTTTTTGGGGAGCAAACGTGGTTTAATGCCGCCCGACGCCAGTGGCTACCGCCGCAGCGCCGCCCGCTGGGCTTCGTATTTCAGGACTACGCGCTGTTTCCGAACATGACGGTGCGCGAAAACCTGACTTTCGCCGCCGAAAATCAAGCTAATAAAACTCAAATTATCAGTGAGTTATTGGAATTACTGGAACTGACCGAATTGGCCGAGCGCCGGCCGGCGCTGCTTTCGGGCGGGCAGCAGCAGCGGGTAGCGCTGGCCCGCGCCCTGGCCCGCCGCCCGCGCCTGCTGCTGCTCGACGAGCCTCTTTCAGCCCTCGACCTGCCCACCCGCCAGCGCCTCCAGCAGGTACTGGCCGAGGTGCACCAGCGCTTTGAGCTGACGACTATCCTCGTGAGCCACGACCCGGCCGAAATTGCGCAGCTCGCCCACCGCGTGCTCACCCTGGACCTGGGCCAGGTGCAAGGGGTAGGGCCGCCCGCCGCGCCGCCTACCCCCGCCACGGTGACTGGCCGCGTGCTGGCCGTGCTGCCCGGCGGTCGCCTGCGGGTGCAGCTGCCGGGCGGTGCCGAGGTCGAGGTGAGCGGGACGGCCGGGGTAGGCGAGGAAATCACCCTGGCGGTGGTGGTAGTGCGCCCGTCGTGA